The stretch of DNA TCAACTAAATCATAAGCATTTGGAGATAGACTAGGGAAACGCACAAGCGATACCAAATAACCAATGATCACAATGACTAACATGAGTTCTATTAGCGTGAATCCCTGGTTATTTTTAAATCTTGAGGTCACCTCTGCACTTCCTAGTTTTATTGGTGCGTTAGCCGCTTATTTATAAGTACTCGTCGGCATTCCAGTTACCAATATCATCCTCAGTACCCGCTTCACCGTCTGGCCCCATCGAAAACAAATCGTACTGACCCATTTCGCCAGGACTAACAAGCTGATACTCGTTGCCCCACTTATCCACCGGCACTTTTTTCAAATAACCATTAGCTGGATAGTTGCGAGGAATAGGTTCCATTTCCGGTTTAGTGACTAGTGCCTCAAGACCTTGTTCTGTCGTTGGGTAAGTGCCACCTTTTAACTTATACATGTCTAAAGTAGACTCTAAGTTACGAATTTCAATTGCTGTACTTTGCAATTTAGCCTCGTCAGATTGACCCATTAAATTTGGTACAACTAGACCGGCGATCATGCCTAAAATAGCAATTACGATCATAACTTCTA from Psychrosphaera aestuarii encodes:
- the gspG gene encoding type II secretion system major pseudopilin GspG — its product is MIVIAILGMIAGLVVPNLMGQSDEAKLQSTAIEIRNLESTLDMYKLKGGTYPTTEQGLEALVTKPEMEPIPRNYPANGYLKKVPVDKWGNEYQLVSPGEMGQYDLFSMGPDGEAGTEDDIGNWNADEYL